CGGCCATCCATCAATATACTCGTGAAAATGCGGGCGCTCGCCCCTGAGCTCCTCAATGTAGCGGGAGATTAGGGCTGCGGCCGCCGGCGCCTCAGGGTGCAACAAAGGGGTAAGTCGGTCTTGGAGGAGCCGGACCTCAGTGTATGCCTGTGCCGTCAGCTCAAAGAGATCCAGCTCGTCGACAGTCTCCCGAACTTCCTGTCGGACCGCGCCGTTCGTGCGAGTCGTGATGAACGCAGATTTCTTGAGTTCCGCTCTGGCCTCGGACTCTCGGGTTACGCCGTCAGCAGCAAGTCGGGCGGTCATGTGGAGAGTCACTAGATCGCGAGCGCCATGCAGAAAGGAGTTTCGCATCGCATACGCGAGGCGATAGGCGAAGCTTCCTTCGTAGGTCGCGGAGAATTCTGCCTCGACGCGGGCCGTCAACTTCCGATCACCGTCGCGACGGACCCTGGCCAAGACATCCTCATGGTACAACTTGAGGGCGGTACTGAAGCCGATGATCCGAAACTCAACTAGCGCCGGCATAAACTCGTGGGGACGAGTGTCCATGCGCACCTGCCTCAACAATTCATTCCTGGCATTGCACAGATCGCCCCAAGAAAAAGCAAGGAAGGCATCAAGACCGCGCGTGACCTGGTATACCTCGCGGAGCGCTTCCTGAACAGCCTCGCCTTCCGCTCGGGTCAACCTTCGGACCTCGGTCCAGTTGAAGACTCCGTCGACCGAACGGTCATAGCGGTAGAGCGCCCACACGACCTCAAGGGTTGGCTCCCCGTTGGCATCGGTAGGCAGCTGCGACCGCTGCTCAGGAGGTAGCTCCGCGAGCAAGCGCCTCAGTTCCGCCCGAAGCGCCATGTCATCCGGCTGCCCCGACATGACGTCATCTAACCCGGTGGCGGGGACGCCGGACGCCGCGTTCGACGAAATTGAGTTGTTGCCGTGGGTCGCCTACCGCTGCGGTAGCCGGACCGCACTTCACGAGCCTCGAGACGACGTGCGAGTTGCGCAACACCGCCGGCCCTTCGTGGCTGCTGCATCAGGCCCATGTGTCTAGGTCAACAACGGCTCGCCCGCCCGTCCCACCGGGGATCGTCAACTGGTTGCCTAGCGCCGCCGGGAGGGAGGACACGAGGCAGCCAGGGCGCACGATGCCCATGGTGACGCTCCGCGCGGCGCCAGACGAGCTGCGCGGGAGGCGAGAGGGACTGCGGGCGATTGGACCTTGTGATGCTTCGCACGAAGAACGGACCACGTGACGGGGCGAACCAGGCACCCTGTTCTCATGGGCCACGCGAAGCGAGCGCTGGGCAGGTGGGGACACGCCCTCACGGTCGCGCCGACGTGGGTGGCGCTGCGTGCGGTGATAGCTGCCGGCATCTTTGTCGTCTGCCTGCTCTTGCTAGTGACGGTCGTCGGCAACCTCGCCCAGCTCGCCATCTACGGTCAGGACGAGGCACGGGTCGTGAGTTGCGCAGGAGACACCTGCACGGTCGATCGGGCCGGGACTGAAGCGACCGTCACTGTCATGTCGCGACCGCTTCCACCGCCGGGCCAAATGAGCAACGTGGCGCTAGGTCCGGATGGTGAGCCGCGACGGCTCATCGCCCTGGCTGACTACCTCGCGGTTCCGCTCCTCTTGTTCTTCCTCCTCGTGGCTATCGCGATGGTGCGTGAGGCGTTGCACTGGGAGAGCGGTGCCGAGGAGGCTGGACCGCTGGCTCAGGCCCCGCAGTAGCGAGTCGCTGTCGAGGCGACCCCATGGACCGTCCAAGCCGCCTGGGCTACCTCATCCCATCAGCCGACCGACTTCCGGCGACGAAACCAGTAGCGAGTCAGCGGCCGAGTGGCTCGAGCCAGCCGTCCAACAACTGATCGCTAGCCGGGATGCACATCCGGCTCAACTGGCCACTGATCACTGCCAGGCCGCTAGCGATGCCAGGCGATAGGGCGCTCGTGAACTGGGTCAGCGAGGTCAGAAGCTCCATTGCCTTGCGACGCTGGCCGATGCCTGGCGATTAGGGGGAGACGTCTCCTGCGTCGTCCGGGTAAACGTCGAGCCACAGCTCGCCAGGTAAGGTCAGAAGTCGTTGCAGGGTTCCTCGGTCCAGTTCGACCGCGTGCTCAAGTGAGTGAGAGCCGACGTAGCAGAACCAGTTCGCCTCGTGACCGGCGCGGACGAACTCCCAGAGCGCTTCGGCGACAGGCTCCAGTCGGTCCATGACGCGGTGCAGTTGGACGGTCAGCTCAACGTCGTCTTCCGGCCGGGGACCGCTGGCAATGGACCAGAGCGACTCCCTTCGCCCCCGCCCGACAGCGTCCCCGCCCGCGGCTGCGTCGTCCGAGGGGACGCCCAGGCGCTCAGCCAAGTCACCAGCGGTCTCACTGCCGTCGCCCCATAGTCGGAACGTCACCATCGTTCTCGCGTTCCCATTGTCGTCTGCCTCGGCCGCTGCCCTGCTGAGAATCCCGCGGCCTATCACCGGCGACCAATGTCGAGCAAGCGATTCGCTACGAGCCACAGTGTCCGTGTGAGGTCATGCACGCCTTTGCCCGACGACCAGTACCTCCGCAAGGTCGGCCTCGTCGCCTACCTCGTCTCATCGCTCGAGGGCCTGCTCCTCTTCGACCTCCCTCGCTTACAGGCCGCCGTCCCTCCTCAACTTGCTGTCGACCGCCTCGCGGGGAAGACCACGAAACGGCTGGGCGAACAGCTCGTCGAGTTCGCGCCTGCTTGCGCGACCCACAACGTCGCGGCCTACCTGGGAGCCGGCGGCAGAGCGCTGGTGGAAGTGGCGCCGAAGCGCAATGCCCTTCTGCATGCGCGTCCAGCCACCGACGAGCAGGGCCGGACGCGGCTCTACCGATGGCGTCTGCCGGAGGCGCACTTCATAGACGACGTCTGGCTGGACCGCGTAGTGCAGCGCATCGACGACCTGCACACCGAGGTCAACGGTCTTCGTCCTCAGCTGCCCGACTAGCTGAGGAGGCCTGCAGGCGTTCCGGTTGCCGACCCTCCTGCGGGAGACGTGCTGGCCAGCGGCTCGGGCGCCGCCCTCGTGGGCAGCGGCGTCCCGCTTGCCCCGTCCGAGCTGGCGCTTCGCAAGGGAGCGTGGAACGGGACGGACACCTGGGTACCGTGGCGAACATGACCCAGCCGCTCGGCGATGCCCCCGGGGTCGCCGCGCGCTGGCTGCAAGCCACCGGCGACCGATGGCGACACGTGCAGGCGGTGGGCCAGCGGGCGGAGGCTCTGGCTCGTGACACGTGTGTCGTCCCGGCGACCGTCACCCGCGCCGCCTGGCTGCACGACATCGGTTACGCACCCGTGCTCGCCGAAACTGGCTTCCATCCCCTTGACGGCGCTCGGTACCTCGCCGGGCAGGGCGAGAGCGACGCGGTCGTGGCCCTGGTGGCCCATCACTCCGGGGCGCGGTACGAGGCGGACGAGCGGGGGCTGGCCCACGAGCTAGCAGCGCTGCCGGACCCTAACCTTGACGACCTCGACATGCTGACTTTCCTCGACCTCACTACGAGTCCCCAAGGGCAGGTGGTGACCGTCGAGGAGAGGCTGTCCGAGATCCTGTCGCGCTACGGAGAGGACGACCCCGTCCACCGAGCGGTTACTCGTTCACGCGACGAGCTCGTGGCCTCGGTCGAGCGCGCGAAGGCAGCCCTCCGGTCAGCCGATGTGGGGACGCGACTGTACCTGTAGCGCGTGAGCGACCCGCTGGCGCATCGACGGGTGCATGGGCAGCTCGTCGACCCGCGAGACGTCGACCCACTCGACGGCCTTGCTCTCGCTGCTCGTCCGAGCTTCCCCACCCACGAGCTTGGCGCGGAAGCAGATGGAGAACTGCTGGCGTACCTCGCCGTCGTCGTAGGCCATGACGTGCCGGGGGTTTGTGTACGTGCCGACGATGTCGGTCACCTCGACGTCGTAGACGGTCTCTTCCTTGACCTCGCGGACCACCGTGTCGCTGATGGACTCGCCCACCTCGTGTCCGCCACCTGGCAGGGCCCAGAGGTCATTGTCGGTTTTGTGAATCAGGAGCAGCCGACCGTCCTCGTCGGTCACGGCCGCGACCACCGACGGGACGACGCTGTTCGCCGCCGGGGCGTTCGGGTCGTCGATGTAGTCGACACGGGCCATGGACCGAGGGTAGGGGCGGCGCTGGCCGGAGCCGCTAGTCGGCAGACACGTCCGTCGCCTGCTCCCAGGCCCGCTCGAACGACTTCATGTACGTGCTGAACAGCCGGCCACCCGGCAGTCGCCGAAGGTGGAGCACCGGAGACTGGCTCGCCGCTGCACCGTACGTGTGCGGGTTCGCCAGCAACGTCTCGTCGAAGCGGAAGATCGACGCGTACAGGGTGGTGTTGTGCTGGCGAGCCGACAGCCCGGGCGTGCCAAGGACGCTCTGCAGGTAGTTCCAGGTGAGGCGGCACCGGGCGGAGAGGAGGTCCCCGATGCGTTCCTCGGCGCCTCTGCGCTCGACGGCGTCGCCCTCGGGGTCGCCGAAGAGCAGGCGTACCTGCGCGCCGCGTCGAGCCGCTGCTGCGATGCGCTCGTCGAACTCCGGGATGGCGTCATGGAGAAAGCTGCCGGCGAAGGCGAGCACGTCGATCGCCTCCGTCGCGTTGTCGATGAGTGACGCCCAGGTGTCGATGCTGACCGAGCCGCGGTTCGGGTAGAGCGCGACGAACTCCGCCTGACTGGCGGACTCGGCCCGCTGGCTCGTCGCCGTCTCCGGCCAAAGGAACAGGTCGTCCTCACCGAGAAGCTGGGCGACGGCGAGACGGTGCCGCTGATGCGGGACCCGACCGGCGCTCACCCACCGCTCGACCGTCTTGCGGTCGACGCCGACCGCTTCGGAGACGCTCGCCAGTGACAGCCCACTTCCAGTGATCGCTGCGCGCAGCCGCTCGTTGCTGTCCGACCGGGATGCCATAGGACGTTTATACCGCGACAGGACGTCCCAAAGCGTCCCGTTGCGGGGTGTCGCCGTCCCATTCCTCACCGATGTCATGGCTGTCCGGCGGTCATCGAGGAACGCGAGAGGACCACGGCCAGCGACGGACACATCGAGCCGCGCCGGGGACGAGCAGGGGAGACGACCATGCAGCAGCCGGCGAGATTCAGGCCCGCACTCGTGCGTCACAACCACGACTGCACGGCGGGGTGCCGATGCATTGCCTCAGCGGTGCGTCGCTGCGCAGGCTGCTCACGGCCAAGGGGCGCCGGGGCATGAGCACGACGGCCGGGACGGCCGGTGCGCCCCCGAGCGAGTGCTCCGCGTGGCAGGCCACTCGCACTCCGCCCATCGCCGCGGGTGCGCTCGACAGCGTCGAGCTGCTCCGCTTCGAGACGAGCGACGCCATCACGCTGGCCGAGGACGTGCTGGACAAGACGCGCGCCCTGCAGACCTGGCTGCGCTCGCTCCCGGAACGGCACGCGTCGGCGGATCTGCCGGGACCACCCATCGACGATGAGGTGCGCGCCGTGGCCGGCGCCGATCTCTCGACCGACGCCGTCGAGTGGCTCCTGCTCGCTCTCGACGAGCTGGCGGGCCGCCTCGAGGCCGAGTCGCAGCCACTCACCAACAAGGGCCGACGGTCGTGACGGCGCCGGTCGTGGCTCCGGCGTGGCTGTACAGGTGCGGCTCCTGTGGCCGACCGATCTCGACCCCGTCCCAGTGCCGTGCGTGCGGACCGCACCTCGGTGTGTCGATCGTCGGCTGCACCGAGTGTCGACGCTGCCGCACGTTCGCCACCGAGGTGGCGGATGTGGTCGCCCAGAAGCACGAGCGGGCCCGGGGGCACCGGACGTGGGTCGTGCTGGACCAGAGCCTGCTGACTCTGTGCCCGAAGGTCCCCGCATCGTGAGGCGGCAGCCGTGGCCATCCGCCTGATGACGGCCGTGTGGGACGACGAGTCGCTCCCGAGAGGCGACGTGCTGCTCATGCTCGCCCTGGCCGACCATGCCAACGACGAAGGCGCCTGCTTCCCGTCCATCAACAGGCTGGCCCGCCGCACCCGCTCCTCCCCGAGCACCGTGCGCCGCCACCTGCGGTCGCTTCGAGAGGCCGGACGGCTCACCGTCGACGCGCGGGAGGGGACGTCAAACCTCTACCGCATCGTGCTCCGCGGTGCGGGCTGGGCGTATGGCAACGGGGCGGTCGGCGCCCCCTATCAGCCCGACACCCCCCTGCAGAACGACACCCCCCGCGGACTGACACCCCTGTCGCCTCGTGACCGGGGTACCCCTGCCACGGCTGTGGCAGGCCGGGGTGTCAGAGCCGTGGCACCCGAACCGTCCCGAAGCCCCAGTGGATCCGACCGGTACGCGGTCGAGCAGTCGCCCGTCGACCTCACGCCTGAGACGTCGGTCGGTGCGATCGGTGCAAGGCAAGCCCCAGGCACATCTCGGCGCCTGGCCGCGCCGGAGGCGGCCGCGTGGGCGGCGACGAAGGCGGAGCTCGTCTCCCGGTTCCCGGACGTCGCCTGGCGGGGCTGGTCCGACCGCCACGACGCCGAAGCGGAGCGCCACCTCGCTCGCCTCGGCGCCGACGTCCTCGTCCGCGTCGCCGGCCGGCCCAGACGTCCAGACCTCTCTCTCGCCTGGCTGAAGCGCTGGGAGCACGAGCCGGCGACT
Above is a genomic segment from Aquipuribacter nitratireducens containing:
- a CDS encoding DUF4279 domain-containing protein, whose protein sequence is MVTFRLWGDGSETAGDLAERLGVPSDDAAAGGDAVGRGRRESLWSIASGPRPEDDVELTVQLHRVMDRLEPVAEALWEFVRAGHEANWFCYVGSHSLEHAVELDRGTLQRLLTLPGELWLDVYPDDAGDVSP
- a CDS encoding HD domain-containing protein; its protein translation is MTQPLGDAPGVAARWLQATGDRWRHVQAVGQRAEALARDTCVVPATVTRAAWLHDIGYAPVLAETGFHPLDGARYLAGQGESDAVVALVAHHSGARYEADERGLAHELAALPDPNLDDLDMLTFLDLTTSPQGQVVTVEERLSEILSRYGEDDPVHRAVTRSRDELVASVERAKAALRSADVGTRLYL
- a CDS encoding NUDIX hydrolase, which gives rise to MARVDYIDDPNAPAANSVVPSVVAAVTDEDGRLLLIHKTDNDLWALPGGGHEVGESISDTVVREVKEETVYDVEVTDIVGTYTNPRHVMAYDDGEVRQQFSICFRAKLVGGEARTSSESKAVEWVDVSRVDELPMHPSMRQRVAHALQVQSRPHIG
- a CDS encoding XRE family transcriptional regulator — its product is MSAGRVPHQRHRLAVAQLLGEDDLFLWPETATSQRAESASQAEFVALYPNRGSVSIDTWASLIDNATEAIDVLAFAGSFLHDAIPEFDERIAAAARRGAQVRLLFGDPEGDAVERRGAEERIGDLLSARCRLTWNYLQSVLGTPGLSARQHNTTLYASIFRFDETLLANPHTYGAAASQSPVLHLRRLPGGRLFSTYMKSFERAWEQATDVSAD
- a CDS encoding helix-turn-helix domain-containing protein, coding for MAIRLMTAVWDDESLPRGDVLLMLALADHANDEGACFPSINRLARRTRSSPSTVRRHLRSLREAGRLTVDAREGTSNLYRIVLRGAGWAYGNGAVGAPYQPDTPLQNDTPRGLTPLSPRDRGTPATAVAGRGVRAVAPEPSRSPSGSDRYAVEQSPVDLTPETSVGAIGARQAPGTSRRLAAPEAAAWAATKAELVSRFPDVAWRGWSDRHDAEAERHLARLGADVLVRVAGRPRRPDLSLAWLKRWEHEPATRASRPTQRCTDHHVTHHGTCPGCRADQLAAR